The genomic window tgatgatgatgactgGGGCGGGTCGGGGTCGTAACTGGCCCAATTTGAATAAACTTAACCTGGGCAGCAGTTCCGACACCAAACACCCCGCCCACCTTCTTATCATCAACGGAACAGCACCCCCGCCTTATCCCCGTAGAATACGGCGTTTATTCCCACATAAAACCTAATGCCCTTTTTATTCACTCCCCGCTTCTTCTGTTCTTCTgttctgctgttttttttttcggtctCAATACTGGAACTCCTGGCTCCGACTACGGCTACACAGAATCTGACGACTCCCCGGGGATTTATTTGCGTGACGACTTCCTTGGCGGTCCAACGGAACTACGTGCACCCACCGCCGAGCGTGCGGCCCTCTTTCTCGACTCTGCGCTCGCCGGACGCTTAAAAAGTTCCGGCTCCACGGCATCTGGGAGTACTGGATGTGCCGCCGCCCCCTTGGAGTCCGCCCTCATATTCACGCTGCACGTCTACCAGTACAGCCTGTCCCGCAAGGGAGGTGGTAAGTGTCCAACACATTGTTGTTGTCCTGCCCTGCAATACCCCCCTTGTTGCTATAAACTCTGAAGCCGTAAAGCTtgtaaaaatcataaaatatgGCAACAGCTACAATGTATCGCATAGATACAGTGCAGCTAGCATAACTTAAATCTCTATGTGCAAGGGGAAAATGCAATAAGTTGTATCtttagtatatttattaaaatatttttaaatagtatTATCATATCCTAAACCGAAATTAATAGACAGTATATTTAAGATTACTTGACTTCTACTAAAAATTGTCAGAATggtttttaaatcttttttctGATAAGCTAGTGTATTTCATTCTTCGGCTTCCCAGGCGCTCACTTTTTCTTGTTATTGctattgttgctgccacttttgttgctgctgccactcaAGTGGCCCGCTAAATGCTTCACTACCACTAGACGGCAGCGCCATTAAAGTGTCGCATTTCCTCCACTCCAACACCCAGCGCCACCCCCATTTAAACCCACTCCCACCCACTTGCCTTTTATtcaaacacacagaaaaatgGAACCAACTATGTAGCAgttatgcatatgtatattataaaCTGATTTTTTCGAGTTTTTCgatttaaaaccaaaattgACCAATTAAGaaacgattttaattaatcaaCTTATTATGATAAAACGTTGAATTGATGAGAACATTTGCTGTCAatattttctctctgtgcagtGGCTGGCGGCCGGAGCCGTTTACATATCATCGACCTGGGCGGGTGTGCGAATCGCAGCGGGGGACTGCCGCTGTCGGGGATCGGGAACATACTGCTGGCGATATTATCCGGCCAGAGGCATCCCCCACACAAGGACCACCCGCTGACCCCGCTGCTCAAGGACTGCCTGGCACCCATCACCTGCCATGTGGCCATTGTGGCCCATGTGCGACCGGAGCAGAGCTACCAGGATGCCCTCTCCACCATTCAAATCGCATCCCGAATTCATCGCCTGCGTCGCAGGAAACATCGTGTTCCCATGCCCTTGGCTGTGGGCTTGGCCCAAGGACTCGGCGGCAATGGCTCCTCGGCGGGATCGGGTGCGGATCCATCCAGTTCGGAAATCTCTGCCGACACAGTCATCTATATGGGACCCAATGACGATGCCACGGATGGGGAACATCCGCCCGTATATCTGCCATCGCTGACTGCGGGGGATAATCGCGGGGTGATGAGCAAAGCCCTCAAGGGGAGTGGGCTGGAGAAGCCCCCCTCGAAGTCAGCTTCCAACAGTCCCATGATGATGAAAAAAGCCCTGGCAGCGGAAAAAGGTAAAACACTTACGTAGTATAAAAGATAATCTGACTGCTTCCTTGcgatataatttattttgccaaAATGTTTAGTGCACTTAACCTATGGCTACCATTACAGCCATATTTCACGTTTATTTGCATTCCTcatgtttaattttctttcCAATTGCAGCTAAAAAGCTGCCGGGAAGCCACACGGGCAGCCTGAAGCGCCAGGCGGGAGCGGGAGCCTGCTCCTCCCCAACGATTCCCCACGAGCAGCCACAAATGCAGGCCATGGGATCGCCAATACCCATACCACGACACATGGTGTCCAAGGGTTCGATGGTGCCCTCGCCGAAGGGATCGCCCATGCGAAGAGCCCATCCGGGAGCGGCTCTCGAGCAGCTGGAGGCGGGAATGAGGAAAATCACGGAAGAGCAGTGGATCGATGGACCTCGAGTGTCCAGGGCCAAGGTGGCGGAAGCACGTCATCTGATGAGGGAGGTGAATCATGTGAAGCAATGCGAAACCTGGGTGGATGGTCCCAAGTCGCAGTCCTGCAGATCCTTGACTGCCGGCAATCTTCCAGCAGCCGGTGGCAGTCAGACGCAGGGCTATGGCTTTATGGATGCCCACAAGAAGACCATGATTCGTCAGTGGGTGGAGAATCAGACAACGCAAGTCTTCCAAAGTACAGTGTCCGCCAGTAATTCTCCCACTGCTTTGCACTGGAAGCTCTCACAGTTGAAGCAGAAGTCCCTGGATTTACCAGACAGACCTGCTTTCAATCCGGAACCCTCGCTGGATCTCAATCAGCCGTGCTTCGAGAGTTTACCCCTCCTAGATCCAGCTCCACCGGATGGCGACGAGGACGAAGACAGCGGTCCCTCAGAGGTGCCCCCTGCTCTGCCATTACTGGACGATCCGCTCGGCTCCAGGGACATTTCACAGGATAACCTGCACCGGATGCTCTCGCGGCATGTGTCCAGGGAACAGCTTCATGAGGCTGAATTGGTGGCCAGTCGGGCGTCTTCCTCGCATCATCCATCCCAGCGAAGTATTGATTGTGGTCTGCAAGTCACGGAGGAAGAGATTGCCAGGACCATGTCCAGAGATCGGGATCACGATCCCAGTGCACATCCGCTAACAGCTTTGAGTCACTGCGACAACATATCCTTCGTGTCCAGCTTCAACATGGCCTGTGAATCCTTCAGCGAGTGCGGCGAAAGAGCAAGGTGAGTTGAAGTACTTatcaaaagtaaataaaacttGAAAACTTGTTTAGCAGACTGAGAAATAAAGTAGGACCCTTTACTCATCTAAAGTTTCCGTCCTTAAagataaactttttaattatactatttttgtgtgctgtgTGTATTTCATCTTTCGTAGACAACAATTTGATCAGCTGGCCCGCCTGCATGAGATCTTCACCTCCCAACTGGCCATGGCCGAAGTCACGCCCTCCGCCGCCCTTTTCCGTACCGATATTGGAAGTGTGTTCAGTGAGCCCGTTTATCACTTCAATGTGGGACAGAGTAGCGTTTGCAGTGAACCAGCCTACAGATTGACACCCAGTCCGCCAAAGCAACCATCGCACAGTCCAAGTCAAGGGTCACTCCCCAGCTTGAATGGCATCATGGAGATAGCAGGGATGGATGATTATGCTCTACTCCGCCAGCCAGACGGCGCCTCCGATCCCAATCTGCAGAAGGGTGAGAAGAGATTCACCCCACAGCACGATGATATTTGCGAGTTGGATGAGAAATCattggcggcggcggtgggcAAGAGAAATTCTCTGGAGGATGCACAGCACAAGCTGAACGAGATCACAAATATCCTGCCCCTGGCTGCCCAATCGCGACTTCCCCTGCTGCCCCTGAATACCAGCTCCGAGGCCTACGACAGTGGCCACGATTCCAACTCCACTCCGAGAACTTCCAAGCATTCGGGCATATCCCGCAGGGCAGAGAGTGGCTATCACAGTGTGGCCACCGTGCGGGATTCGGATGAGAGTAGCTTTGCGTCCGGCATGTCCAAGGGTCAGCGGCATCGCATCACCGTCTCCGGAACGGGAGCAGTTACATCGGCGGGCATTGGAAATTACCAGAGGCAATGTCACAAGAAGCGACATCGACAGGATCAGgctggcaacaacaaaggccTATGCAACTGGCTCCTGACTCCCTTTTCCTGCACTTATCCAGAGACTGAGGGTGAGATCAGCGATTTTTAAAGAGCAACAAGACACCGCATCCAAGTCCAAAACGCCCACCAAAAAACCACGCAATGAACCGAGCTAGTCCAGCATTCAAAATggccaaacacaaaaacatgcaaaacgaaaacaaaaaaggaaaaatatcaTACAGTTTTAGGAAAACACGACTAGGTTGGAGTTTAAGGATAGAGGATCTTTGATAGCGACTGATTAACTTTTACTAGGCGACGGCTGccacaacaaaaaccaaacacaaaaaacaaaaacaaatataccACGCGAAGAAACCAACCAATGGAAAAGAAGTCATGCAATTTTAACGTAATCTAATAACTAACCCAATTACCTAAATAACTCATAATAAGATCAGTGGACTTCGCGGCGTGTGTAAGACAGTTTAAAGCTactttaaatgaatttatgaaGCACGTTGGTAGTCAACGGTATTGCGATAAAGTAAAATACACATATCCCCAGACCCATCTGTATTTCATTTTGCCGAATGTCCATTTTACAAAAGCATCACGGACACTTGGCTAAACCATATCTTTAAAATATCAccttttatacaattttaatttttgactTTCTACTGTCTTACACTAACGCGACCCACTGAATACGCTATAAATCAATCGAATCaatcactcactcactcactaaATACACGCATAAGTTCAAACGGGGCTTTAAATATCTTAAGTTGCCAGCTAGCATAATGATGGATAGTCGAGgatcaaatttcaaatttggAGGCAAAGGATCGGAGTATGGTGTTTCCAGAAGTTTGCGAAAAAGAAGTCTCGACTATCTCTATTGTATCTATAAATATtgaacataaatatattattaacatAATCAGGCTACAATCACTATGACTTTACAATGCAGAGATAcatctatatacatacactATATATACACGCAAACGTATTTATATACACActcaatatacatacatatatcatatagCTATTTATTGTTTAGTTTGGGTTATCTGTTCGGGCAGTCGATTTAAGATCAAGTATGCTAAATGTTGAATGTTTGCTTATTCAAACGATTTATTGCCAATTATAAGttacaaaatgtttaaattaattgttagTTAGCTAAAGTTATACACATCTACTACTAATCATGAAAAAGAGCGACAAGAACCAATGACTATAAAGCGAAACGGTTTTTGCACAGTAGACAAATGTTAAACATACaattttgttgccatttttgccTAAATAAACTATGttacaaaacgaaaaacgaacaaaatgaaatgaaaatgaaatgaaaccaaaCGAAAGCATATgaaaaaattcaacaaaaaataaataaattatatatttatcagAGATACATATACTATAAGGACGGCGAATCGATGGATGATTTTAAGGAAACCTATTGCATATTCTATATAAATAACGTAACAAACatattatacaaaaaacatAATGAATGCC from Drosophila yakuba strain Tai18E2 chromosome 2L, Prin_Dyak_Tai18E2_2.1, whole genome shotgun sequence includes these protein-coding regions:
- the LOC6526895 gene encoding kinesin-like protein CG14535; translated protein: MATSTSNMSRNGGFCGALQRAPPPMPPTLIRRLSSRECYGVGKVKVMLRVADRDRNSGGTEPDFMALDKKKRQVTLTDPRTACPPPQAAQERAPMVAAPKMFAFDNLFTGEDKQSDVCASALSEVIPAVLEGSDGCLLAMGYPATGQAQTVLGELGGGGSGSATASGSGSGGACSLGAAPCAIAWLYKGIQERRQKSGARFSVRVSAVGVSATKPDALSQDLLISHAAESDDSPGIYLRDDFLGGPTELRAPTAERAALFLDSALAGRLKSSGSTASGSTGCAAAPLESALIFTLHVYQYSLSRKGGVAGGRSRLHIIDLGGCANRSGGLPLSGIGNILLAILSGQRHPPHKDHPLTPLLKDCLAPITCHVAIVAHVRPEQSYQDALSTIQIASRIHRLRRRKHRVPMPLAVGLAQGLGGNGSSAGSGADPSSSEISADTVIYMGPNDDATDGEHPPVYLPSLTAGDNRGVMSKALKGSGLEKPPSKSASNSPMMMKKALAAEKAKKLPGSHTGSLKRQAGAGACSSPTIPHEQPQMQAMGSPIPIPRHMVSKGSMVPSPKGSPMRRAHPGAALEQLEAGMRKITEEQWIDGPRVSRAKVAEARHLMREVNHVKQCETWVDGPKSQSCRSLTAGNLPAAGGSQTQGYGFMDAHKKTMIRQWVENQTTQVFQSTVSASNSPTALHWKLSQLKQKSLDLPDRPAFNPEPSLDLNQPCFESLPLLDPAPPDGDEDEDSGPSEVPPALPLLDDPLGSRDISQDNLHRMLSRHVSREQLHEAELVASRASSSHHPSQRSIDCGLQVTEEEIARTMSRDRDHDPSAHPLTALSHCDNISFVSSFNMACESFSECGERARQQFDQLARLHEIFTSQLAMAEVTPSAALFRTDIGSVFSEPVYHFNVGQSSVCSEPAYRLTPSPPKQPSHSPSQGSLPSLNGIMEIAGMDDYALLRQPDGASDPNLQKGEKRFTPQHDDICELDEKSLAAAVGKRNSLEDAQHKLNEITNILPLAAQSRLPLLPLNTSSEAYDSGHDSNSTPRTSKHSGISRRAESGYHSVATVRDSDESSFASGMSKGQRHRITVSGTGAVTSAGIGNYQRQCHKKRHRQDQAGNNKGLCNWLLTPFSCTYPETEGEISDF